Part of the Sphingomonadaceae bacterium OTU29LAMAA1 genome, GCCAGAACCTTGGCACTCAATGCAACGATCCCCGTCGCTTCGCGCTGCTCGTCGAGCAGGGCGGCGACGCGTTCGGCGGCGCGGACGGAGTGGAGCAGCACGATCCGGCCGCTGACCGCGTCGGCGAACGTGGCGGCGTCGGCCGCGACATCGGCGCTGGCGTAGACGATCACCGTCGGATGACCGCTGTCGATGTGCTCGCGCCCGGCCAGATGCAGCGGTCGCTCCAGCCCGACGTCACCCGCCGCCGACAGAGCCTCGACGACACCGCCACTGCCGGTCACCACGACGCTCAGGCCTGCCGCCCGCGCGACGGCGGCGCTTTCCGCCCCCACCGCGATCACCGGCAGGCGGGCGAGCGTGGCAAGCCCCGACCCCGCCAGCCGCACCGCATTCGCGCTCGTCACCAGCAGCGCGTCGTATGCGGTCGCATCCGGCACGGACCACGCCACCGGTGCGGCCACGAACAACGGCAAGGCGATCACGTCGGCGCCGTCCGATCGCAGCCGTGCGACGGTGCGCGACAGGCCTGGTTCGGGCCGGACGACCGCGAGGCCCGGCCTCACGGCTGGAACAGGCGGCGTACGTCCTCGGGCGCACGGGCGAGCAGATCCGCGGCGAGTTCCGCCGCCACTACGCCACCATCGGTGCCCTCGCCCGCCCCCTCGACACACGCACTGCCATCCTCGGCGATCAGCTCGCCGCGCAGCGTCAGCATCTCGCCCGACAGGCCGGCGAGCGCCGCCACCGGCGAATGGCAATCCGCGCCGAGTGCTGCAAGGAACGCGCGTTCGGCCAGCACGCAGATGCTGGTCGCCGGATCGTCGATCGCCGCGACGACCCTCGCCGCGCCCTCATCCTCGGTCCGCACTTCGATCCCCACCGCACCCTGCGCCGGCGCGGGCAGCATCGTGTCGGTCGCGATCGCCCGGCCGATACCGTCGCGGCCCAGCCGGTCGAGCCCGGCCGCCGCCAGCAACGTCGCATCCGCCTCGCCTGCCGCCAGCCTGGCGAGGCGCGTATCGACATTGCCGCGGAACATCACGACGTCGAGATCGGGGCGCAGGCGCAGCAATTGCGCCCGCCGCCGCGGCGAACTGGTCCCCACCGTCGCGCCCTCGCGCAATTCGCCGATGCTCTCGGCACCGATCAGCCGGTCGCGCACATCGGCACGCGGCAGCATCGCGGCGATGCGGATCGCGGCGGGACGGATCGTCTCGACATCCTTCATCGAATGCACCGCCGCGTCGATCTCGCGGTCGAGCAAGGCGCGATCGAGCTCCTTGGTCCACAGCGCCTTGCCGCCGATCTCGGCGAGCGGGCGGTCCTGTACGCGGTCGCCGGTGGTGCGGATCACGATCAGCGTCACCTCGTCCTCGCGCCAGCCATGCGCCGCACACAGCGCATCGCGCACCATTCCCGCCTGCGTCAGCGCCAGCGGCGATCCCCGCGTGCCGAGCCTGAACCTGATCGCCAACCGCCTGCTCCTCTTCGATCCTCGCTCATGCCGAAACCCCTACCCTTCGACAACCTCTGCGCATCCCGCTAGTGAAGCGCGCATGGCTCCTCGGATCATTCTCGGCCTTGAATCCTCCTGCGACGAAACCGCTGCAGCATTGGTGACCAGCGACCGTCAGGTGCTCAGCCACCGGCTTGCGGGACAGGAAGCGGAGCATGCCCCGTTCGGCGGCGTCGTCCCGGAAATCGCGGCGCGTGCGCATGTCGAGGCACTCGAACCGCTGATCCGCGATGCGCTGGCCGATGCCGGTTTGCGGCTGGATCAGGTCGATGCGATCGCCGCAACCGCCGGCCCGGGCCTGATCGGCGGCGTCATGGTCGGGCTGGTCACGGGAAAGGCGCTCGCCCATGCGGCCGGCAAGCCGTTGATCGCGGTCAACCATCTGGAGGGTCACGCGCTCAGCCCCCGGTTGTCCGATCCCGATCTGCAATTCCCCTATCTGCTGTTGCTCGTGTCCGGCGGCCATTGCCAGCTGCTGCTGGTCGAGGGTGTCGCCCGCTACCGCCGCCTCGCGACGACGATCGACGATGCCGCGGGCGAGGCGTTCGACAAGACCGCCAAGCTGCTCGGCCTCGGCTTCCCCGGGGGACCCAATGTCGAGAGGGCCGCAGCGCTCGGCCGTCCGATCGTACCGCTGCCGCGCCCGCTCAAGGGCTCGCCCGAACCGCATTTCTCGTTCGCCGGGCTGAAGAGCGCCGTGTTCCGCGCCGTCGGTCAGCATGCGCCGGAGGATATCGCCGCCTCGTTCCAGGCCGCGGTCGTCGATTGCCTGATCGACCGCACCAGCCGCGGCATCGCCGGAATAGACGCGACCGCGTTGGTCGTCGCAGGCGGAGTCGCCGCCAACACCGCGGTGCGCAGTGCGTTGCAGCAGCTCGCCACCGACCATGGCCTGCGCTTCGTCGCGCCGCCCATGTGGCTGTGTACGGACAATGCCGCGATGATCGCCTGGGCCGGTGCGGAACGCTTCGCCGCCGGGCTCACCGACCCGCTCGACACGCCTGCCCGCGCCCGCTGGCCGCTCGATCCCAATGCCGAGGCGGTGCGTGGAGCCGGCGTGAAGGCATGAGCCCGACCTTGAGGAGCGTGAAGGCATGAAGATCGGCGTCATCGGCGGCGGTGCGTGGGGAACGGCGCTGGCACAGGTCGCGGCATATCGCGGCGAACCCGTCACGCTCTGGGCGCGCGAGCCGGAGGTGGTGGAGGGGATCAACACCGCGCACGAAAACCGTCTGTTCCTCGCTGGCGTGCCGCTGTCGCCATCGATCCGCGCGACCGGCGATTATGCCGATCTGATTGACAGCGATGCGCTGCTCGTCGTCGCGCCCGCGCAGCATGTGCGCGCCGTCCTGTCGCAGGTCGATGTCGGCAGGCGCCCGCTGATCCTGTGCGCCAAGGGGATCGAGGCCGGCACCCGCCGCCTCGTCGGCGAGGTCGCGCGCGAGGTGCATCCGCAGGCGCCGGTCGCCGTCCTGTCCGGCCCCACCTTCGCGCACGAGGTCGCCGCCGGCCTGCCCACGGCGGTCACGCTTGCCGTTGCGGACGAGGCGCTGGGGCAGGCCCTGTCCGAACGCCTCGCCGCACCGCATTTCCGGCCCTATGCCAGCAACGACGTCGTCGGTGCGGAAATCGGCGGCGCGGTGAAAAACGTCCTCGCCATCGCCTGCGGCGTCGTCGATGGCGCCGGCCTCGGCCAGAACGCACGCGCCGCGCTGATCGCGCGCGGTTTCGCCGAGATGACGCGCTTCGGGCTGGCACGGGGCGCCCGTGCCGAAACGCTCGCCGGCCTGTCCGGCCTCGGCGACCTGGTACTGACCTGCAGTTCGACCAGCAGCCGCAACTTCTCGCTGGGTCTGGGGCTGGGGCAGGGCAGGGCCGCGGCCGATCTGCTCGCCGATCGCCGCACCGTCGCGGAAGGCGCCTTCACCGCACCCGTCCTGCGCGAGGCGGCCGTGGAGGCCGGCGTGGACATGCCGGTCACCGCCGCCGTCTGCCGTTTGCTTGAAGGCGCGCCGGTCACCGATGTCATCGGGACCTTGCTGGCCCGGCCGCTGCGCAAGGAGAGCTGAACGCGCGGCCGATCGAGGTCAGCGTAGCGCACGTGTCGCCAGCCCGCCGCAATCGGCATCGCTGGCGGTCGGTCCCTGCCGGCCGGTGATCGCACGACCGATCGCCTTGAAGATGTTGCCCGCCGACTTCACCTCGGGCGGAACCGTCAGCACCGGATCGCTCAGCGTCCCGGTCATGAACGCGGACCCCGGCAGACGCAGCAGGCTCTTGCCTTTCGGCGCGCCGGTCAGGCGGAAATCGATCCGCTCGGCCGGGAAGCTCACCGTTCCCGTACCGCGCAACTGGCTGGATGTGGTGTCGACCACCAGCGGCGATGCAGCACCGCGGCCGTTCTTCACCGCCAATCCGAGTACGACGCACCGCAGCCCCGCACGATCGTCACCATCGGCCAGCAACGTGCGCCCGGCATCGAAGCCTAGCGCCGCGGCATAGCGCGCCGGCAACGCGCCATCGCGGACGACGAAGCCAATCCGGCCTGTCGATTGCCCGATCGCTGCGCGGATCGTCTCGCCACGCCCGGTCAGACGGGCACGTGCCGTCACCTGTCCGGCGAAGGCGCCGCCGGTGCCGGCCAGCGCCTCGACCCGCGTGCCCGTCAGCCGCAGATCGATCGTCAGCGTCGGTGATGTCGCTCCGTTGCGCTGGTCTACCGTTGCCACCCCGCCTGCGGTGCCACCGGCAAGGCGGATCGTCAGCGGCTCGACCCGCAACCGCTGACGATCGAGCACGAGCACACCCTGTACGCCGGTTACCGATGTGCTGCCGCCACGGCTGAACACCCGCGCTACCTTCACCGCGATACGGCCATCGGTGGTATCGATGTTCGACAGGTCGATCCGCGTGTTGGGCACCACCCGCGGCCCGATCGCGCGTTCCAGCGCCGCACCTTTGGCCAGCCCCTCGTCCGACGACAGATCGTCGAAATCGAATCGCTGCGACGACACCGCGCCATCTAGTCGGGTGCGACCGTCCCGCTTGTCCACGGTGACGTGACCCGACACGTCGGACTTGCCGATCATTCCCTTCAGGTCGGTGACGACCCATTTCGGCGCGTCATGGCGAACATGGGCGGTCAACGCGACGGGCTGGGTGCCGAACAGCCCCGCCTCAATGACCGCATCGATCAGCCGCAGGTCGGCGGCACGGGCCTCTACGTCCAGCGTCATCGCATCGGTGTCGAGCGGTCTGTCCATCCGCCCGGTCGCGCGCATCCGCAGCGCCGCACCGTCGATCGCGGCGCGGAAGGGCCATGGTCCCGGCGTCGGCTGTGCCACCGATGCACCGGCGAGTGCGATCCGGACCGGCGTGCCGCGGATCGACCCCGTGCCGGTTGCCCTCAGCCCCTGCGCATCGGATGTCACCGCCATCACCGCGTTCCGCCCACGCCGGGCGTCGCGATAGCGAATCACGCTGTCACGGATGACCAGCCCTTTCAGGTCGTTGGACGACCCGCCGCTTTCCGGCTCGCCCGGCCGCGCCCAGTTGGTGCGCCCGCTCGCATCGCGCACCAGCGCCAGTTGCAGTCCGTCCGCCTCGATATCGCGCGGCTTGAATGTGCCCGTCAGCAGCGGCCACACCGGAAAGCTCACCCGCGCTTCACGCAGCCGCAGGAAATCGCCGCTGCCTGCCCAGTCCGCTTGCGGGATCGTCACACCCTTCACCGCGATCGTCGGCGTAAACCCGAATACGCCGATCCGCTTCATACTGGCGATCGTCACCGGCCGCCCGAACCGCTTGCTCAGCCGATCGGCGACGATGTCCTTCAATATTCCGAACGGAAACGCCGCGATCGCCAGCAGCACGATCAGCGGAACGCCTGCCGCTAGGGACAGCAGGAAGATGCGCCTGCTGACGCGCGGCCGGAATGTCATCGCCGCTCGACGCGCATGCTCCCGTTTCGTTCCGGAACGGTCAGAAATCGACGGCGATGCCCTTCAACTCCCAGTCGCCATAGCGCGTCGGGTCGAGGCCCAGCGGGTCCTCCTGTTGCGAGATCGTATCGTCCGGCACCGGCACCGGCGGGCTTTCGGTCAGATAGGCGGGCGGCTTCACATGTGCGGGACGTTGGCCCATCGCGTCTCTCCGGTCTAAGGGGAGACGATCATATCGTCCTCCACTGCAGGTTAGACAAGTTTGGCCCGTTCCCCCTCCCGTTCCGATCCCGATTCGCCAGATGCTCTCGGCACCCCGTCGCGTCGCGCCGCGCTGCGCCTGCTCGACGCCGTCCTTCGCCGTGGCGAGCCGCTGGAACAGGCGTTGGTCGCCGCCACCCGCCACGTCTACGGCCCCGACCGCGGCCTCGCGCATGCGATCGCGGCGGAGGTGCTGCGACGGCTGCCGGATCTCGACGCGCTGATCGATTCGGTCACCGAACGGCCGCTGCCCGACGATGCCAAGGCGCGGATGGCGCTGCGCATCGCGCTGGTGCAGGCGCTGGTGCTCGGCACCCCGCACCATGCCGCGATCGCCACGGTGCTGCCGCTGGTAGAGGGTGGCCCGCGCAAGCTGGTGCATGGCGTCTTCGGCGCGATCACCCGTTCGGGCGTGCTGCTGCCCGAACTTCCCGCCTTGCCGCCGAAGGTCGAGACCCGGTGGGAGGCCATCTGGGGTGCCGACATGGCAGAGGGTGCGCGCCTTGCCATCGCCGCGCCGCCGCCGCTCGACCTGACGCTCGCCGATCCGGGCGAGACGGACCATTGGGTCGCGGAACTCGGCGGCACCAGCCTGATGCCCGGCCATGTCCGCATCGTCGACGCCGCGCCCGTCACCGAACTGCCCGGCTTCGCCGAGGGGCGCTGGTGGGTGCAGGATATCGCCGCATCGATCCCTGCACGCCTGCTCGCCGACCGGGCTTCCGGCACGGCGATCGACCTGTGCGCCGCGCCCGGCGGCAAGACGCTGCAACTCTCCGCCGCGGGGCTGACCGTCGCGGCGATCGACGTTTCCAGCGCGCGCATCAAGCGGCTGCGCGAAAACCTGTTCCGCACCCGGCTCAAGGCGGAGGTGATCGCCGCCGATGTGCTGAAATGGGCGCCTGCCGAGCCGGCGGACGCGCTCCTGATCGACGCGCCGTGCAGCGCCACCGGCATCTTCCGCCGCCATCCCGACGTGCTTCACCGCGTCCACCCGGCGATCATCGAAGAGATGGCGCTGTTGCAGGCGCGGCTGTTCGCCCGCGCCGCCGACTGGGTGAAGCCGGGCGGCACGCTGGTGTTCGCGACGTGCAGCCTCGAACCGCAGGAGGGCGAAGCGCAGCTGTCGCGGTTCCTGTCGGATCGCAAGGATTACGCGATCGATGCGCCCGACGCGGCGCTGCTGCCGCCGGGTGTGCCCGTCCATGCCGACGGCTACGTCCGCACACTGCCCGGCATGCTTGCCGATCAAGGCGGCTGCGACGGCTTCTTCATCGCCCGGCTGCGGCGCACCGGCTGACGTCAAGCGCATTGTAATAGAGACATACGCGGTTACAGAGACCGGTCATGCAGCCGGTCCGTATCGCCCCGTCCATTCTCTCCGCGGATTTCGCCAAACTGGGCGAGGAAGTGCGTGCCATCGACGCCGCGGGAGCGGACTGGATTCACATCGATGTGATGGACGGCCATTTCGTCCCCAACATCACGATCGGGCCGGCCGTGGTGAAGGCGCTGCGCCCGCATACGGCCAAGCCGTTCGACGTCCATCTGATGATCTCGCCGGTCGACCTCTACCTCGACGCCTTCGCCGAAGCGGGCGCGGATTGCATCACCGTGCATCCGGAGGCGGGGCCGCACATCCACCGGACGATCCAGCACATCAAGGGACTGGGCAAGCGCGCCGGCGTCGTGCTCAACCCCGGCACGCCGGCCAAGATGCTCGATTACCTGATCGACATGGTCGACCTGGTGCTGGTGATGAGCGTCAATCCCGGGTTCGGCGGGCAGAGCTTCATCGACAGCCAGCTCAAGAAGATCGCCGCGATCCGCAAGATGATCGATGCCTCCGGCCGCGCGATCGATCTGGAGGTCGATGGCGGCGTCGATGCCGTACACGCCGCGCGCTGTATCGCCGCCGGTGCGGATGCGCTCGTCGCCGGCACCGCGGCTTTCCGGGGCGGACCGGACGCCTATGCCGCCAATATCGCCGCCCTTCGCGGACTGCCGGCTGCCTGATGAACGACATGTCGCCCGAT contains:
- a CDS encoding SAM-dependent methyltransferase, with amino-acid sequence MARSPSRSDPDSPDALGTPSRRAALRLLDAVLRRGEPLEQALVAATRHVYGPDRGLAHAIAAEVLRRLPDLDALIDSVTERPLPDDAKARMALRIALVQALVLGTPHHAAIATVLPLVEGGPRKLVHGVFGAITRSGVLLPELPALPPKVETRWEAIWGADMAEGARLAIAAPPPLDLTLADPGETDHWVAELGGTSLMPGHVRIVDAAPVTELPGFAEGRWWVQDIAASIPARLLADRASGTAIDLCAAPGGKTLQLSAAGLTVAAIDVSSARIKRLRENLFRTRLKAEVIAADVLKWAPAEPADALLIDAPCSATGIFRRHPDVLHRVHPAIIEEMALLQARLFARAADWVKPGGTLVFATCSLEPQEGEAQLSRFLSDRKDYAIDAPDAALLPPGVPVHADGYVRTLPGMLADQGGCDGFFIARLRRTG
- the rpe gene encoding ribulose-phosphate 3-epimerase produces the protein MQPVRIAPSILSADFAKLGEEVRAIDAAGADWIHIDVMDGHFVPNITIGPAVVKALRPHTAKPFDVHLMISPVDLYLDAFAEAGADCITVHPEAGPHIHRTIQHIKGLGKRAGVVLNPGTPAKMLDYLIDMVDLVLVMSVNPGFGGQSFIDSQLKKIAAIRKMIDASGRAIDLEVDGGVDAVHAARCIAAGADALVAGTAAFRGGPDAYAANIAALRGLPAA
- a CDS encoding asmA family protein, which codes for MTFRPRVSRRIFLLSLAAGVPLIVLLAIAAFPFGILKDIVADRLSKRFGRPVTIASMKRIGVFGFTPTIAVKGVTIPQADWAGSGDFLRLREARVSFPVWPLLTGTFKPRDIEADGLQLALVRDASGRTNWARPGEPESGGSSNDLKGLVIRDSVIRYRDARRGRNAVMAVTSDAQGLRATGTGSIRGTPVRIALAGASVAQPTPGPWPFRAAIDGAALRMRATGRMDRPLDTDAMTLDVEARAADLRLIDAVIEAGLFGTQPVALTAHVRHDAPKWVVTDLKGMIGKSDVSGHVTVDKRDGRTRLDGAVSSQRFDFDDLSSDEGLAKGAALERAIGPRVVPNTRIDLSNIDTTDGRIAVKVARVFSRGGSTSVTGVQGVLVLDRQRLRVEPLTIRLAGGTAGGVATVDQRNGATSPTLTIDLRLTGTRVEALAGTGGAFAGQVTARARLTGRGETIRAAIGQSTGRIGFVVRDGALPARYAAALGFDAGRTLLADGDDRAGLRCVVLGLAVKNGRGAASPLVVDTTSSQLRGTGTVSFPAERIDFRLTGAPKGKSLLRLPGSAFMTGTLSDPVLTVPPEVKSAGNIFKAIGRAITGRQGPTASDADCGGLATRALR
- the hemC gene encoding hydroxymethylbilane synthase codes for the protein MVRDALCAAHGWREDEVTLIVIRTTGDRVQDRPLAEIGGKALWTKELDRALLDREIDAAVHSMKDVETIRPAAIRIAAMLPRADVRDRLIGAESIGELREGATVGTSSPRRRAQLLRLRPDLDVVMFRGNVDTRLARLAAGEADATLLAAAGLDRLGRDGIGRAIATDTMLPAPAQGAVGIEVRTEDEGAARVVAAIDDPATSICVLAERAFLAALGADCHSPVAALAGLSGEMLTLRGELIAEDGSACVEGAGEGTDGGVVAAELAADLLARAPEDVRRLFQP
- a CDS encoding NAD(P)-dependent glycerol-3-phosphate dehydrogenase yields the protein MKIGVIGGGAWGTALAQVAAYRGEPVTLWAREPEVVEGINTAHENRLFLAGVPLSPSIRATGDYADLIDSDALLVVAPAQHVRAVLSQVDVGRRPLILCAKGIEAGTRRLVGEVAREVHPQAPVAVLSGPTFAHEVAAGLPTAVTLAVADEALGQALSERLAAPHFRPYASNDVVGAEIGGAVKNVLAIACGVVDGAGLGQNARAALIARGFAEMTRFGLARGARAETLAGLSGLGDLVLTCSSTSSRNFSLGLGLGQGRAAADLLADRRTVAEGAFTAPVLREAAVEAGVDMPVTAAVCRLLEGAPVTDVIGTLLARPLRKES
- a CDS encoding uroporphyrinogen-III synthase, with protein sequence MRPGLAVVRPEPGLSRTVARLRSDGADVIALPLFVAAPVAWSVPDATAYDALLVTSANAVRLAGSGLATLARLPVIAVGAESAAVARAAGLSVVVTGSGGVVEALSAAGDVGLERPLHLAGREHIDSGHPTVIVYASADVAADAATFADAVSGRIVLLHSVRAAERVAALLDEQREATGIVALSAKVLAAAGTGWAGAAAAAVPTDAALCALAIERAIDPAAEAGDKRP
- the tsaD gene encoding tRNA (adenosine(37)-N6)-threonylcarbamoyltransferase complex transferase subunit TsaD, whose product is MAPRIILGLESSCDETAAALVTSDRQVLSHRLAGQEAEHAPFGGVVPEIAARAHVEALEPLIRDALADAGLRLDQVDAIAATAGPGLIGGVMVGLVTGKALAHAAGKPLIAVNHLEGHALSPRLSDPDLQFPYLLLLVSGGHCQLLLVEGVARYRRLATTIDDAAGEAFDKTAKLLGLGFPGGPNVERAAALGRPIVPLPRPLKGSPEPHFSFAGLKSAVFRAVGQHAPEDIAASFQAAVVDCLIDRTSRGIAGIDATALVVAGGVAANTAVRSALQQLATDHGLRFVAPPMWLCTDNAAMIAWAGAERFAAGLTDPLDTPARARWPLDPNAEAVRGAGVKA
- a CDS encoding DUF1674 domain-containing protein; the encoded protein is MGQRPAHVKPPAYLTESPPVPVPDDTISQQEDPLGLDPTRYGDWELKGIAVDF